From one Bacteroides fragilis NCTC 9343 genomic stretch:
- a CDS encoding cyclically-permuted mutarotase family protein, whose protein sequence is MTETKTIRFLSIIGCLLAGMAASCSSRQVAPNEEGISVQKMTGFPEGEPGFSLGVSACYAGIYQGELLIAGGCNFPETPAAEGGKKKFYQGIYAADASADSVFVWRKVGQLPVAAAYGVSVSTPRGIVCVGGSNENGSLSTVYRLSLSDDKQAVIVDTLPSLPCTMDNMSGSVVDYTLFVAGGNVNGKPSNGLYCLNLGNPETGWQQLPDFPGAPRVQPVCVGQRKENETLLYLWGGFSGAFDGRSATLSTDGYCYSPSLQQWQPVSTPIGSDSVPVALGGGAGIALTDSLILCTGGVNKDIFLSALQREEMMKAAVTGGNQAAVDSLKSEAKTYMLHPAEWYRFNDRILIYNTRRDKWEEAVRSQDVARAGAALTTGQGQTFFNINGELKPGIRTPEIAKIMID, encoded by the coding sequence ATGACAGAAACTAAAACGATTCGTTTTCTTTCTATCATTGGATGTTTACTTGCCGGGATGGCTGCTTCGTGCAGCTCCCGGCAAGTTGCGCCTAATGAAGAAGGGATTAGCGTGCAGAAAATGACCGGATTCCCCGAAGGAGAACCCGGTTTTTCTTTGGGTGTATCGGCATGTTATGCCGGCATCTATCAGGGAGAATTATTGATTGCCGGCGGATGTAATTTTCCGGAAACTCCGGCAGCTGAAGGAGGGAAGAAGAAATTCTACCAAGGTATTTATGCTGCTGACGCTTCTGCAGATTCAGTTTTCGTGTGGCGAAAAGTAGGTCAGCTGCCCGTTGCTGCTGCTTATGGAGTCTCAGTATCGACTCCTCGAGGGATAGTGTGTGTGGGTGGATCGAATGAAAATGGATCCTTATCTACCGTTTACCGCCTTTCTTTGAGTGATGATAAACAAGCTGTGATTGTAGATACGCTGCCATCTTTACCTTGTACGATGGATAACATGAGTGGTTCGGTTGTTGATTATACCCTTTTTGTAGCCGGAGGCAATGTGAATGGCAAGCCTTCGAATGGGCTTTATTGCCTCAATCTGGGCAACCCTGAGACCGGCTGGCAACAACTTCCCGATTTTCCGGGTGCTCCCCGTGTACAGCCTGTATGTGTGGGGCAGCGTAAAGAGAATGAGACACTTTTATATCTGTGGGGAGGTTTTTCCGGGGCATTCGATGGGCGGTCTGCAACTCTTTCTACTGACGGATACTGTTATTCCCCCTCTTTGCAACAATGGCAACCCGTCTCTACTCCGATAGGGAGTGATTCTGTGCCTGTAGCTTTAGGTGGAGGTGCAGGTATAGCTCTGACAGACAGTCTGATACTTTGCACCGGTGGGGTTAATAAAGATATTTTCTTGTCTGCCCTGCAACGCGAGGAGATGATGAAAGCAGCAGTGACCGGCGGTAATCAGGCAGCTGTAGACAGTTTGAAATCTGAAGCAAAAACATATATGTTGCATCCGGCTGAATGGTATCGTTTCAATGACCGTATCCTGATTTACAACACACGTCGGGATAAATGGGAAGAGGCTGTTCGGAGCCAAGATGTCGCTCGTGCCGGTGCTGCATTGACAACAGGACAGGGACAGACCTTCTTTAACATCAATGGTGAGTTGAAGCCGGGGATCCGTACTCCGGAAATAGCTAAGATAATGATTGACTAA
- a CDS encoding glycoside hydrolase family 20 protein encodes MIKPTMRICTFLLAAGLMIATAGMKAQSVIPIPLQMEQGSGTFQFSGETLLYTNLKGKEKKMMMDYLETLPIHFKSSKKQAKENVVSLLITKDNSQLPSPESYTLEVTPRKITVQATSGAGLFYGVQTLLQMAQPAMGDTWSVQATTIQDSPRFEYRGLMLDVSRHFRSKEFVKKQIDALAYYKLNRLHLHLTDAAGWRIEIKKYPLLTEFAAWRPEANWKKWWNEGGRKYCRFDAPGASGGYYTQDDIRELVNYARERHVTIIPEIEMPAHSEEVLTAYPELSCSGEPYKDADFCVGNEKTFTFLEDVLTEVMELFPSQYIHVGGDEAGKVAWKTCPKCQKRMQDEHLANVDELQSYLIHRVEVFLNAHGRKLLGWDEILQGGLAPNATVMSWRGEQGGIDAVKSGHQAIMTPGSHCYIDGYQDAPYSQPEAIGGYLPLEKVYSYNPIPASLTPDEAKLIYGVQANLWAEYIQTDEHCEYMIYPRILALAEVAWSAPERKSWTDFRPRALKAVAYLQSKGYHPFDLKKEIGNRPEASKPVQHLALGKTVKYNAPYNASYPAQGDKTLTDGIRGSWTYSDGVWQGFISRDRLDVTIDMGESTVLHSIGADFMQVVGPEVFLPTEVIISVSEDGKNFTELSRQTHKVVKSDAVVFKNYAWNGEAKGRYIRYQARAGEEFGGWVFTDEIVVE; translated from the coding sequence ATGATAAAACCTACAATGAGAATTTGTACTTTCTTGCTTGCAGCCGGTTTGATGATAGCAACAGCTGGTATGAAAGCGCAGTCTGTCATTCCCATACCTCTCCAGATGGAACAAGGAAGCGGAACTTTTCAATTTTCCGGTGAAACCCTGTTGTATACCAATCTGAAGGGTAAGGAGAAGAAAATGATGATGGATTATCTGGAGACATTACCCATTCACTTTAAAAGTTCCAAAAAACAAGCCAAAGAGAATGTAGTCTCATTGCTGATAACAAAGGATAACTCTCAGTTACCCTCTCCCGAGAGCTATACCTTAGAAGTTACTCCCCGTAAAATAACAGTGCAGGCTACTTCCGGAGCCGGATTATTCTATGGCGTACAGACCCTTTTGCAAATGGCACAGCCTGCAATGGGAGATACTTGGTCAGTTCAGGCTACGACGATTCAAGATTCACCACGATTTGAATACCGGGGGCTGATGCTCGATGTTTCAAGGCATTTTCGCTCCAAGGAGTTTGTAAAAAAGCAGATAGATGCATTAGCTTATTATAAACTCAATCGTTTACATTTACACCTAACAGATGCTGCGGGGTGGCGTATCGAGATTAAGAAATATCCTTTATTGACAGAATTTGCCGCCTGGCGTCCGGAAGCTAACTGGAAAAAATGGTGGAATGAAGGTGGACGTAAATATTGTCGTTTCGATGCTCCGGGGGCTTCAGGCGGCTATTATACACAGGATGATATTCGTGAATTGGTCAATTATGCACGCGAGCGCCATGTTACCATTATTCCTGAGATCGAAATGCCGGCTCATTCAGAAGAGGTTCTGACCGCTTATCCGGAACTGTCCTGTTCGGGAGAGCCTTACAAGGATGCCGACTTTTGTGTCGGAAACGAGAAAACCTTTACGTTTCTTGAGGATGTGTTGACGGAGGTCATGGAGCTTTTCCCTTCTCAATATATTCATGTTGGAGGCGACGAAGCCGGTAAGGTAGCTTGGAAAACCTGTCCTAAATGCCAAAAGCGCATGCAGGATGAGCATTTGGCTAATGTGGATGAATTACAGAGTTACCTGATCCATCGCGTAGAAGTATTTCTCAATGCTCATGGACGTAAACTGTTAGGATGGGATGAGATTTTGCAAGGAGGACTGGCGCCCAATGCTACTGTGATGTCATGGCGTGGTGAACAAGGAGGTATCGATGCCGTAAAATCCGGTCATCAGGCGATTATGACTCCCGGGTCACATTGTTATATAGATGGTTATCAAGATGCACCTTATTCCCAACCTGAGGCTATTGGCGGATATCTGCCCTTGGAAAAGGTATACTCTTATAATCCGATCCCTGCCTCACTTACACCTGATGAAGCGAAGCTGATTTATGGTGTCCAAGCCAATCTTTGGGCGGAATACATCCAGACTGACGAGCATTGTGAATACATGATTTATCCTCGTATTCTTGCGTTGGCCGAAGTGGCTTGGTCTGCTCCCGAACGAAAATCATGGACTGATTTTCGCCCGCGTGCTCTAAAAGCCGTAGCATATCTACAATCCAAGGGATATCATCCGTTTGATTTGAAAAAGGAGATCGGTAATCGGCCTGAAGCGTCAAAACCGGTTCAGCATCTTGCCTTGGGCAAAACGGTTAAATATAATGCTCCTTACAATGCGTCTTATCCGGCGCAAGGCGATAAAACCCTGACTGACGGAATCCGGGGTAGCTGGACTTACAGTGATGGGGTATGGCAGGGCTTTATTTCCCGTGATCGTTTGGATGTAACTATCGATATGGGTGAGTCGACTGTTTTGCATTCGATTGGCGCAGATTTTATGCAGGTAGTAGGTCCGGAAGTCTTTTTGCCTACCGAAGTGATAATTTCTGTTTCGGAGGATGGCAAGAACTTCACCGAATTGAGTCGTCAGACACATAAAGTAGTGAAGTCGGATGCTGTGGTCTTTAAAAACTACGCATGGAATGGGGAAGCCAAAGGACGATACATCCGCTATCAGGCTCGTGCCGGAGAAGAGTTTGGAGGCTGGGTGTTTACCGACGAAATCGTTGTAGAATAA
- a CDS encoding GH92 family glycosyl hydrolase gives MKKLPYFVSFAAAWLFIAVASAQENPVDYVNPFVGTTNYGTTNPGAICPQGMMSVVPFNVMGDKSVGNKIDKDSQWWSTPYEHTNTYFTGFSHVNLSGVGCPELGSLLLMPTTGKLNVDYLQYGSAYKDEKATPGYYSNVLTKYGIKNEVSATLRTGISRFTFPKGESNILLNLGEGLTNETGATVRFVSDTEIEGSKLLGTFCYNPQAVFPIYFVMRINKTPRARGYWKKMRPMTVEAQWDNTSGKNKLYTAYTKEMSGDDIGTWFTFDTDEGETIEVSMGVSFVSIANARLNLEKEQAGKGFDQIRAEARAMWQNDLSRILVEGGTEEQKRVFYTAMYHLLIHPNILQDVNGQYPAMEGSEILTTKGNRYTVFSLWDTYRNVHQLMTLLFPDRQLDMVRTMVDMYKEHGWLPKWELYGRETLTMEGDPSIPVIVDTWMKGLRDFDVQAAYEAMYKSATTPGKDNLMRPDIDDYIAKGYVPLTEQYDNSVSHALEYYIADYALSRFAQALGKKEDAKLFYDRSLGYKHYYCKEFGTLRPILPDGTFYSPFDPMEGANFAPSPGFHEGNSWNYTFYVPHDIAGLTRLMGGKKKFVDKLQKVFDEGLYDPANEPDIAYPYLFSYFKGEEWRTQKQVKRLLAEYFTDRPDGIPGNDDTGTMSAWAIFSMIGLYPDCPGMPDYTLTTPTFDKVTIQLDPKYYKEKELVITAVRPGDNADLIKEVKLNGKKHAGYRISHEELVHAGKIEFILK, from the coding sequence ATGAAGAAACTACCTTATTTTGTATCATTTGCAGCTGCCTGGCTATTTATAGCAGTGGCTTCTGCGCAAGAGAATCCGGTAGATTATGTAAATCCGTTCGTCGGAACGACGAATTACGGAACAACGAACCCCGGAGCTATTTGTCCGCAGGGAATGATGTCGGTTGTTCCTTTTAATGTGATGGGGGACAAATCCGTTGGTAATAAAATAGATAAAGACAGCCAGTGGTGGTCTACACCTTATGAACATACCAATACCTATTTCACCGGATTCTCACATGTTAATCTGAGTGGAGTAGGATGTCCGGAGCTGGGCTCCTTACTTTTGATGCCCACAACCGGAAAATTGAACGTTGATTATTTACAATACGGAAGTGCCTATAAAGACGAGAAAGCCACTCCGGGTTATTACTCAAATGTTCTGACTAAATATGGGATTAAGAATGAGGTTTCGGCTACTTTGCGTACCGGAATCAGCCGTTTTACTTTTCCCAAAGGAGAAAGTAATATCCTTTTGAATCTGGGCGAAGGATTGACCAATGAAACCGGGGCTACCGTTCGTTTTGTCAGTGACACCGAAATAGAGGGGAGTAAGCTGCTCGGTACATTCTGTTATAATCCGCAGGCCGTATTTCCCATTTATTTTGTGATGCGTATTAACAAAACTCCTCGTGCACGTGGCTATTGGAAGAAGATGCGTCCGATGACGGTGGAAGCGCAGTGGGATAATACTTCCGGTAAAAATAAGCTGTATACTGCTTATACCAAAGAGATGAGTGGTGATGATATCGGTACTTGGTTTACGTTTGATACCGACGAAGGTGAAACGATCGAAGTCAGTATGGGAGTGTCGTTTGTCAGCATAGCCAATGCCCGTCTGAATTTAGAGAAAGAGCAGGCCGGAAAGGGATTTGATCAGATTCGTGCCGAAGCGCGTGCCATGTGGCAGAATGATCTTTCACGGATTCTTGTAGAAGGTGGTACCGAAGAGCAGAAAAGAGTATTCTATACCGCCATGTATCATTTGTTGATTCATCCGAATATTTTGCAGGACGTGAACGGACAATATCCGGCTATGGAAGGTAGCGAGATTCTTACGACAAAAGGCAACCGTTATACTGTATTCTCGCTTTGGGATACCTACCGTAATGTACATCAGTTGATGACACTGCTTTTCCCCGATCGGCAGTTGGATATGGTTCGTACAATGGTAGATATGTACAAGGAGCACGGATGGTTGCCCAAATGGGAGCTTTACGGGCGTGAGACACTTACCATGGAGGGTGATCCGAGTATTCCCGTTATCGTGGATACCTGGATGAAAGGGTTGCGTGACTTTGATGTACAAGCAGCCTATGAAGCTATGTATAAGTCTGCTACGACACCTGGCAAAGATAATTTAATGCGTCCCGACATAGATGATTACATTGCGAAAGGATATGTGCCCCTGACAGAGCAGTATGATAATTCTGTATCGCATGCACTGGAATATTATATAGCCGATTATGCGCTCTCACGTTTTGCCCAGGCGCTGGGAAAGAAAGAAGATGCGAAGTTATTCTACGACCGTTCGCTGGGATATAAACATTACTACTGCAAGGAGTTCGGTACATTACGTCCCATTTTACCCGACGGAACATTCTACTCTCCATTCGATCCGATGGAAGGAGCCAATTTTGCTCCGAGTCCCGGTTTTCATGAGGGGAACTCCTGGAATTATACATTTTATGTTCCCCATGATATTGCAGGCTTGACCCGATTGATGGGAGGTAAGAAGAAGTTTGTGGATAAACTGCAGAAAGTATTTGATGAAGGCTTGTATGATCCTGCCAACGAACCGGATATTGCCTATCCTTATTTATTCAGTTACTTCAAAGGAGAAGAATGGCGTACCCAGAAACAGGTGAAGCGTTTGCTTGCCGAATATTTCACTGACCGGCCTGACGGTATTCCCGGTAATGATGATACCGGTACGATGTCAGCATGGGCTATTTTCAGTATGATCGGTTTGTATCCTGATTGTCCGGGAATGCCTGATTATACGCTGACTACACCTACGTTTGACAAAGTAACCATTCAGTTGGATCCGAAATATTATAAAGAAAAAGAGCTGGTCATTACTGCTGTCCGTCCGGGAGATAATGCCGATCTGATTAAGGAGGTAAAATTGAATGGAAAGAAACATGCAGGTTATCGTATCAGTCATGAGGAGTTGGTACATGCCGGGAAGATAGAATTTATATTAAAATAA
- the galB gene encoding beta-galactosidase GalB — protein sequence MNKKIKIAFASMLAVPLLACAQVRTEQTFEKGWKFTREDSKDFSNSTYDDAKWQSVTVPHDWAIYGPFSINNDKQNVAISQDGQKEAMEHAGRTGGLPFVGVGWYRLNFDAPSFSKGKKATLVFDGAMSHAHVYINGQEAGYWPYGYNSFYVDATPYLKPGEKNTLAVRLENENESSRWYPGAGLYRNVHLVVNEDAHIPTWGTQLTTPVVKDEFAKVNLKTKLDVPAGKAFEGYRIVTELKDKDGKVVAANEKKGGPFDDNVFEQDFVVTSPALWTPDTPHLYSAVSKVYEGNTLKDEYTTSFGIRSIEIIPNKGFFLNGKKTMFKGVCNHHDLGPLGGIANDAGIRRQIRILKDMGCNAIRTSHNMPAPELIKACDEMGMMIMAESFDEWKAAKVQNGYHKVFDEWVEKDLVNLIHQYRNNPSVVMWCIGNEVPDQWNGDRGPKLSRFLQDICHREDPTRPVTQGMDAPDAVVNNNMAAVMDVAGFNYRPHKYQENYKKLPQQIILGSETASTVSSRGVYKFPVVRRAMQKYDDHQSSSYDVEHCGWSNLPEDDFIQHEDLPYCIGEFVWTGFDYLGEPTPYYTDWPSHSSLFGIIDLAGLPKDRYYLYRSHWNKDKETLHILPHWNWEGREGEVTPVFVYTNYPSAELFINGKSQGKRTKDLSVTVNNSGDSTSVANFKRQQRYRLMWMDTKYEPGTVKVVAYDKDGKAVAEKEIHTAGKPDHIELVADRSVIDANGKDLSFVTVKVVDKEGNLCPLADNEISFKVKGAGTYRAGANGNPASLESFQTPKMKVFSGMMTAIVQSTEKAGKITLEATGKGLKKGTLLIESK from the coding sequence ATGAACAAGAAAATCAAAATTGCATTTGCTTCGATGCTCGCTGTGCCGCTGTTGGCGTGTGCGCAAGTCCGTACGGAACAAACCTTTGAGAAGGGATGGAAGTTCACTCGTGAGGATAGTAAAGACTTTAGTAACTCTACGTATGATGATGCGAAGTGGCAATCTGTGACCGTTCCGCATGATTGGGCTATTTACGGACCATTCAGTATTAATAATGATAAACAGAACGTAGCCATTTCTCAGGATGGACAGAAAGAGGCGATGGAGCATGCCGGACGTACCGGGGGACTTCCTTTTGTCGGTGTGGGATGGTATAGGCTCAATTTTGATGCTCCTTCATTCAGTAAGGGCAAAAAGGCTACTCTGGTTTTCGATGGAGCCATGAGCCACGCACATGTCTATATCAACGGACAAGAGGCCGGTTATTGGCCTTACGGTTACAATAGTTTTTATGTGGATGCCACTCCTTATTTGAAACCGGGTGAAAAGAACACATTGGCGGTTCGGCTTGAAAACGAGAACGAATCTTCACGTTGGTATCCGGGTGCCGGATTATATCGCAATGTACATCTGGTAGTGAACGAAGATGCCCATATTCCTACTTGGGGTACTCAGCTGACTACTCCTGTAGTGAAAGATGAATTTGCAAAGGTAAACCTGAAAACCAAACTCGATGTACCAGCCGGAAAAGCATTCGAAGGATATCGTATTGTTACCGAACTGAAGGATAAGGATGGTAAAGTGGTGGCAGCCAACGAAAAGAAGGGAGGTCCGTTCGATGACAATGTTTTCGAACAAGATTTCGTAGTGACTTCTCCGGCTTTGTGGACTCCGGATACTCCGCATCTTTATAGTGCCGTTTCTAAAGTATATGAGGGGAATACTCTGAAGGATGAATATACTACTTCATTCGGTATTCGTTCCATTGAGATTATTCCGAATAAAGGTTTCTTCCTGAATGGAAAGAAAACCATGTTCAAAGGTGTGTGCAATCACCATGATCTCGGACCGTTGGGAGGTATTGCCAATGATGCCGGTATTCGCCGTCAGATTCGTATCCTGAAAGACATGGGCTGCAATGCCATCCGTACTTCACATAATATGCCTGCTCCCGAATTGATTAAAGCTTGTGATGAAATGGGCATGATGATAATGGCCGAGTCATTTGACGAGTGGAAAGCAGCCAAAGTACAGAATGGTTATCACAAAGTGTTTGATGAATGGGTAGAGAAAGATCTGGTGAATCTGATTCATCAGTATCGCAATAATCCGAGCGTGGTTATGTGGTGTATCGGTAATGAGGTGCCCGACCAGTGGAACGGTGACCGTGGACCGAAACTGTCACGCTTCTTGCAGGATATCTGCCATCGTGAAGATCCTACACGTCCTGTTACTCAGGGTATGGATGCTCCCGATGCAGTAGTCAATAATAATATGGCGGCTGTGATGGACGTAGCCGGTTTTAATTACCGTCCTCACAAATATCAGGAAAACTACAAAAAACTTCCGCAACAGATCATCCTGGGTAGCGAGACAGCTTCTACCGTTAGTTCACGTGGCGTTTATAAATTCCCTGTTGTCCGTCGTGCGATGCAGAAGTATGACGATCATCAGTCTTCATCATATGATGTAGAGCATTGCGGTTGGTCCAATCTTCCTGAAGACGATTTTATCCAGCATGAGGATTTGCCTTATTGCATTGGTGAGTTCGTATGGACCGGATTCGATTATTTAGGCGAACCGACTCCGTACTATACCGATTGGCCCAGCCACTCTTCGTTGTTTGGAATTATAGACCTTGCCGGACTTCCGAAAGACCGTTATTATCTCTATCGCAGTCATTGGAATAAAGATAAGGAAACGCTGCATATCTTGCCTCACTGGAATTGGGAAGGACGTGAGGGTGAAGTTACCCCGGTATTTGTATATACCAATTATCCTTCGGCTGAACTGTTTATTAACGGCAAAAGTCAGGGTAAGCGTACAAAGGATCTCTCCGTTACGGTAAACAATAGCGGTGACTCTACTTCTGTGGCCAACTTCAAACGTCAGCAACGTTATCGCCTGATGTGGATGGATACGAAATACGAGCCGGGTACTGTAAAAGTGGTTGCTTACGATAAAGATGGCAAAGCCGTTGCTGAAAAGGAAATTCATACAGCCGGAAAGCCCGATCACATTGAGTTGGTGGCAGACCGTAGCGTGATTGACGCCAATGGTAAAGATCTCTCATTTGTGACAGTGAAGGTAGTCGATAAAGAGGGTAATCTTTGTCCGCTGGCAGACAATGAGATCAGTTTCAAGGTGAAGGGAGCAGGTACTTATCGTGCAGGAGCCAATGGTAATCCGGCTTCTCTTGAGTCATTCCAGACCCCGAAAATGAAAGTATTCAGCGGTATGATGACAGCGATTGTGCAGTCTACTGAAAAAGCAGGAAAGATCACACTTGAAGCAACAGGAAAAGGTCTGAAAAAAGGTACATTGCTGATCGAAAGCAAATAA
- a CDS encoding SusC/RagA family TonB-linked outer membrane protein: MKQHRIICIPTLTFALLLMFTPSILQAQDKPVFPIDSLITVGYATGNKKNISGSVEKITELGMNKDQITNPLEAIRGRVPGLTIQKGTNGPAALDAVRLRGTTSLTSGNDPLIIVDGVFGDLSMLTSIYPTDIESFTILKDASETAQYGSRGASGVIEITTKKGIRGKTRVSYNGSFGISSVYKNLEMLSGNEFRNLARQQGVAILDKGNETDFLKEIEQTGLQQNHHVAFYGGTDASSYRVSLGFMDRQGIILNEDMKNFTSNMNMTQHVFDDFLVCELGMFGSIQKNHNLFDLQKTFYSAATFNPTYPNHRNPETDSWDQITNASQITNPLAWMEVKDHDATSHISTHARLTFNLFRELKLILFGSYTYNIVENSQYLPTAVWAHGQAYKGTRKMESLLGNLMLTYKKKWNKHYFDVLALAELQKETYSGFYTTVTNFNTDQFGYNNLQAGAIRLWEGTNSYFEQPRLASFLGRFNYTFADRYIFTVNARTDASSKFGANHKWGFFPSVSGAWVVSEEKFMKRIPLVDNLKLRIGYGLAGNQSGIDSYTTLNLVKPNGVVPVGSSQVVTLGNMRNTNPDLKWEVKRTFNAGVDLGMFGNRLLFSLNYYNSKTSDMLYLYNVSVPPFTYNTLLANIGSMRNSGTEIAVGLTPLKTQDMELNVNVNVTFQQNKLLSLSGMYGGENISAPEYKSLASLDGAGFHGGYNHIVYQMVGQPLGVFYLPHCKGLIADGNGGYTYDIADLNGGGVSLEDGEDRYVAGQAVPKTLLGSNISFRYKRFDLSVQVNGAFGHKIYNGTSLTYMNMNIFPDYNVMKKAPGRNIKDQTATDYWLEKGDYINFDYVTVGWNVPVAKWKKYVQSFRLAFTVNNLATITGYSGLSPMINSSTVNSTLGVDDKRAYPLARTYTLGLSINF, translated from the coding sequence ATGAAACAACACCGGATCATCTGTATACCGACATTGACTTTTGCCCTGCTTCTGATGTTTACTCCCTCTATCTTGCAGGCGCAGGATAAGCCTGTTTTTCCCATTGATTCACTTATTACAGTAGGATATGCTACCGGAAATAAGAAAAATATTTCCGGTTCAGTAGAAAAAATTACGGAGTTGGGCATGAATAAAGATCAGATAACCAATCCGCTGGAGGCGATTCGCGGACGTGTTCCCGGACTTACCATACAAAAAGGAACCAACGGACCGGCAGCTTTGGATGCCGTACGTTTGCGGGGAACTACTTCATTGACCAGTGGTAACGACCCTTTGATCATTGTCGATGGTGTATTTGGTGACCTCAGTATGCTCACTTCTATTTATCCTACCGATATAGAGAGTTTCACCATTCTCAAAGATGCTTCCGAGACAGCTCAATATGGCTCCCGCGGTGCTTCCGGTGTTATTGAAATCACGACAAAGAAAGGAATCCGGGGTAAAACCAGGGTTAGCTACAATGGGAGTTTTGGTATCTCTTCTGTCTACAAAAATCTGGAAATGCTCTCCGGAAATGAATTTCGTAATCTGGCCCGGCAGCAAGGTGTTGCCATACTCGACAAAGGAAATGAAACGGATTTTCTGAAAGAGATAGAACAGACTGGTTTGCAGCAGAATCATCATGTTGCATTTTATGGCGGGACGGATGCTTCCAGTTATCGTGTTTCGTTGGGCTTTATGGATCGTCAAGGTATCATTCTGAATGAAGATATGAAAAACTTCACTTCGAATATGAATATGACCCAACATGTGTTTGACGATTTTTTAGTCTGTGAACTGGGTATGTTTGGCTCTATTCAAAAGAATCATAATTTGTTTGACCTTCAAAAAACGTTCTATTCGGCTGCTACTTTTAATCCTACTTATCCCAATCACCGAAATCCGGAGACTGATTCCTGGGATCAGATTACCAATGCCAGCCAGATCACTAATCCACTGGCTTGGATGGAAGTGAAAGATCATGATGCTACATCACATATCAGTACCCATGCCCGGCTGACTTTTAATTTATTTCGTGAACTGAAACTGATTCTTTTCGGTTCTTATACCTATAATATTGTAGAAAACTCCCAATATCTGCCTACGGCTGTGTGGGCTCATGGACAAGCATACAAAGGGACCAGAAAAATGGAGTCACTGCTTGGCAATCTGATGCTGACTTACAAAAAGAAATGGAACAAGCATTATTTTGATGTACTGGCACTGGCCGAACTGCAAAAAGAAACTTATAGCGGCTTTTATACTACTGTGACCAATTTCAATACCGATCAGTTTGGTTACAATAATCTTCAGGCAGGTGCCATACGACTTTGGGAAGGAACAAATTCTTATTTTGAACAGCCTCGACTGGCATCTTTTCTCGGACGTTTCAACTATACGTTTGCCGACCGGTATATCTTCACGGTGAATGCACGTACCGATGCTTCTTCTAAATTTGGTGCCAATCATAAATGGGGATTTTTCCCATCCGTATCGGGTGCCTGGGTTGTCAGTGAGGAAAAGTTCATGAAGCGTATTCCGTTGGTCGATAATTTGAAACTTCGCATTGGCTACGGTTTAGCCGGCAATCAGAGTGGCATTGACTCCTATACGACACTTAATTTGGTGAAACCCAATGGAGTGGTACCTGTCGGTAGTTCACAAGTGGTGACTTTGGGTAATATGCGTAATACCAATCCCGATTTGAAGTGGGAAGTAAAACGCACTTTCAATGCGGGAGTAGATCTTGGTATGTTTGGCAACCGGCTTCTTTTCTCTCTTAATTATTATAATTCTAAAACCTCTGATATGCTCTATCTGTACAACGTCAGTGTACCGCCTTTCACCTATAACACTCTTTTGGCCAATATTGGTTCCATGCGTAATAGTGGTACGGAGATAGCTGTCGGCCTCACCCCCTTGAAGACTCAGGATATGGAACTGAATGTTAATGTCAATGTTACTTTTCAGCAAAACAAGTTACTCTCTTTAAGTGGGATGTACGGTGGAGAAAATATCTCGGCGCCTGAATACAAAAGTTTGGCAAGTCTCGACGGAGCCGGATTTCATGGTGGATACAACCATATTGTCTATCAAATGGTAGGTCAACCTTTAGGTGTTTTCTATCTGCCCCATTGCAAGGGACTTATTGCCGATGGAAATGGCGGATATACCTATGACATTGCCGACCTGAATGGGGGAGGGGTAAGTCTTGAAGATGGTGAGGATCGTTATGTAGCAGGACAGGCTGTCCCTAAAACTTTACTCGGTTCCAATATCAGTTTCCGCTATAAGCGTTTCGATCTGTCGGTACAGGTGAACGGCGCATTCGGTCATAAAATCTATAACGGCACTTCACTGACCTATATGAATATGAATATTTTTCCCGATTACAATGTGATGAAGAAAGCTCCCGGACGTAATATCAAAGATCAGACTGCTACAGACTACTGGCTGGAAAAGGGAGACTACATCAATTTTGATTACGTTACTGTCGGATGGAATGTTCCGGTAGCGAAGTGGAAAAAGTATGTGCAATCTTTCCGTCTCGCGTTCACTGTCAACAATCTGGCTACTATCACAGGCTACTCCGGTCTGTCACCCATGATCAACAGTTCTACAGTCAATTCTACCTTGGGTGTGGATGATAAACGGGCTTATCCTTTGGCGCGTACCTATACTCTCGGTTTAAGTATTAATTTTTAA